Genomic DNA from Candidatus Nitrosopumilus koreensis AR1:
GTGTGTGTCCTACCTCGATATTTTGCAAATCCACATCAATGTCTAGTTGCTGTTGTGCTGGAAGTGCATTATAGTCATGAATGTTTGTCTGTAGTCTTCGCTCAATTCCAATAAAATCAACTTGGTCTGAAATTGGAGTGTGAAAGAAATTAAAATTCATGTATGTCCCAATTGCCAACTCTTCAATGCTTGCCTTTTCTAGGTCCTTTCTTGCAATTACTCCTTGTTTTATCTTCTCTTCGGATTTTTTGACATAATCCTTGTATGATGATACTGTAAAAAATGCCCTTTCTAATGGTCTGTTCTTTTCTTGCACTTTGACAATACATGGCTTGTTGATTCTCTTTGGGTCTTTGAATAATTTAGGATATTTTATTCTGGCCTTTTCTAAAAGATAGTACTGTCCTTTTTTGGCAGTTCTCTCTTCTGCCTGGAATAGCTTTCTGTTTCCAAAGATTGGAACTCTAAAAGAGTTTTCAATTGTCTTGTATCCAAGATAAACTGTAAGGGAGCGGTGTGGAACAATTATTGTGTTTGACTCTCTTAATTCCTTTTGAATCTTGGCTGATGTCATGTCTTTGAATTTGTTTAAAACGGTAATCTCATCTGCAATTCTGCCAAATCTTTGGTAAGGTCCTTCTCTGCCTTTTTGGCAAAAAACTCTTGTCTGAAAGTCTTCATCCTTTGCTCCATCCATAATCTCAAGAGCTGAGTGACTTCCAAGTACTCCTATTTTTACATCTGAGTATTCATTAACAATTTTCTTGATCTCCGAGCTATTAATCACAATATGCCTTGAAATTAGGATCTAATATAGCTAATTTTCATTTTTTAGGATCGTATAAAATCACAAGATTTTTGTGAATTGGTGTTTCTTTCTAGTTGTGCTGTATAGTTTTGAATTGCAGATGGCAGGTGTAATACTATTAACTGCAATGGCTGTTGGCGGAATCACACTCTGGCTTAAACGAAGAAAGGAGAGAAAAGAATTGGAGGCATCCGATAATAGCGAGCCTCATATCTAGTGTTAAGGTAATTTTTCTATCTAATACATAAAATACTCTGGCTTCTAATCATATTCATTGAAACTAATAATTGGAATTACTGGCAGTACCGGAGTAATCTATGGCATTCGAATGCTTGAGACTCTCAAGAAATTAAACATTGAAACTCATTTGATCATGTCTGAATGGGGAGAAAAATGCATTCCAATGGAAACTGAATTTACATCTGATTATGTAAAGTCACTTGCAACAAATGTCTCTGATGAAAAAAATATGGCCTCTAGTATTTCCAGTGGAACTCACAAAGTTGATGGGATGATTATTGCTCCATGTAGCATGAAAACATTGGCTGCAATTGCAAATGGATATGATGACACACTTGTCGCAAGAGCTGCAGGAGTTACAATAAAGGAATCTAGGAAACTGATTCTAATGGTACGTGAAACTCCATTGTCTGCAATTCATCTAGAAAACATGCTAAAACTCTCAAGATTGGGAATTGTTATTTTGCCTCCCGTAACTGAATTTTATACCAAGCCCAAATCCATTGATGATATTGTAAATCATGGTGTAGGAAAATGTCTGGACCAGTTTGACATAGAACACAATTTATACCCTCGATGGGGTACTCTCTAAATTACAATTGCCACAGTTTTCCTTTGAAAAAATTAGCACTGCTGATAGAAAAAAAATCTATGACATATTTTCAGATTATGAAAACTATCAAAAAACATCTCCAATGTTTTTCCCTTCTGTTAGGATTCGCTCAGTCAGAGATAATGTTGCAGTAGTTGAAGAGCATTTGAATTTGGGTGATGATGAATTTGTGATTATGGCAAAGCATGTTACTGATGAGCCAGTATTGCATGATGTTTATGTTATTGGCGGTGATGCAAAGGGCTCTCACATTCGTGAACAGTTTTTAGAAGTTTCTCAAGGAACAAAAATCCTAGTTGATGTTGATTTGAAATTAAAAGGAAAAATGAAATTAGGAGGATTATTTTCTAAAAACAAGTATCATCAGAATTACGAAGAAATTGTAGATAATTTTATAAAAATTGCTGAAAACTAGTCTGATTTTGCTTCTTTGTCTTTAAAGTCTTTTAGCTCTTTTTCGCCTTCAATCTTGCCTTTCTCAAACTCACCTTTGGCTTTTCCAAAAGTCTTTGCAAGTTCTGGAATTTTTTTGGCACCAAAGATCAGTACAACTGCAATGACAATGATGAATATCCATTCTTGACCTGCAATGAAATTGGCTAAATTCATACCAAACATTCTGAGTCTCTTTATCTAAATTCGGATTTAAGTGTTCAACTTTTTGCGTTCTTTACGCTCGATTAGTACCATGCCTGCAACATACAATGCTATCATGGGTGCTGCAATAAACCACATGGTGACACCGCTTCCGTCCGGAGTGATGACTGCCCCGAAGATCACAATTGCTACAATTGCGTATCTGATATTTTTGCGCCAAAAATCAGAATCAACCATTCCCGATGCAGAAATGGCATACATAACTAGAGGAAGCTGAAATGAAAATCCAAATGCCAACAAAAATTGTAATACAAACGTGACAAATTCAATTACATTAAGAAATGTTACTAGTCCTGCAGATTCACCGTATCTGTACAAGAATTCTAAGATGTACGGGATTACTAAATTGTATGAAAAAACACATCCTGTGATAAACAACCCAAGAGCTGGAATTGTAATGCTTCTGCTAACATTAATCTCGTTTTCTTTTAGAGCTGGTTTGATAAATCCAACCATCTCTTTGATTATGACTGGCATGCCGACTACAATTCCGACAAGTGCTGCAATGTAGACTTGTGCAAAGAACGCTTGACCAGGAGCTGTCTGAATCAGCTGCACATCTTCTGGAACGAGATTTATTTTCATGTGGTTGGTAATTTGTGCTGCAATGTTGTTTAGCGGTTCAGGTGTTGGATAGTATAGTGTGGTTTGACCAACCTGTATTGGTTCGGCATGAAATGACAGGATAAATGCTGTAATTATTCCAATTACCAGTACAATCCGCAGTATTCTCTTTCTTAATTCCTCAAAATGCTGATTGATACCATCTAGCTCTGACATCTAATCTCTTTGTGTTTTTAGCTATATCTATTTGCCGGGAATTGGCAATAGTTTTGCATCCGGCAATCCGTCTTCTTTTAACTGCTCTATTGAGATGCCCTCAAATTCTAAGGAAATTATGGCCTTTGTGTTGAATTTTGATTCCATCTCTTTTGCCAACCTTGCAATGTCCTTGCTAGAGTAGATTTCTTGAGAACCTTTTAGGAAGATTCTTTCTCCTTTTTCCATCTCTTTTCCACCAAATTTTCCTTGCAGAAAACTGGTAATTTCTGGAAGTTCTTTTCTGTCTATGTTGTTATGATAATAACAGATTCCTTTTACTGACTCATAATCATATGCTGTACCATTTCGATACATGAAAACTCCGATAAAATGTGCTTCATCTTCTGGTTCTCTGATGCATTTTATCTCCCAATTTAGCAAATTCTCTTCTTTATAGCTGAATCCTTCCATCTCATCAGATGTAATTTTCCAGTATCTTGATCTTGGCATGTTGATATGTTCAAAACATTCTGATATAAATTCCAATATTGCCTTGATTGTGACTAATGCCTGTTTGTGGGAAATTCGATGTCTCTTTTTATATTAAAAATGGATATTGTGATTATTGGGAGACCGAATTACCATTGTACTGAACACTGAAAATGCTGAAAAACTTCGAAATATTCAAGCAAAGATGATCAGGTCATCAACAAAATCAGTAAGCTTCTCACACGTTTTGAATTTAGTTCTAAGTGAAGGACTAAAAAAATTCAAAGCATAACTGCAACAATACAATTGTTCATTTACTGTATCTGACTTTGACTATGTGTGAGATCTCATAATCCTCTTTATCCTATAGAAGTTGATGACTACCCCAAACTTTTTGATTATGTATTGACTGCTAATGGATTGGTCTATTTTCAGTCTTTGAAAAGAAATTACATTTTGGGGAAAAACATGACTCAAGATGAATACAACAAACTACGGTTGTTGTATGTGTATTGTGCTACAGCAAACAGAAACCCTTCTGAAGTATTTGCATGGCAGGATCTATGTGTGACTCTTGATAATAAGGGAATTATTGAAAAGGAAATGTTTCATTCAAAAGAAGACTTGATAAATAAACAACTCATCACAAAAAATCCTCATTATCATTCTGGTCTTTATAGAAAATACACTGAATTTGTAAAAAATAAAATGAACTCAGAGTAACCGATTCTGGGCTGGGTAATTCTGTACAACACAAGTCCTCAGAATCGGAAACTTGCTACTTGTTTTCAAAATAAGTATAAAAACACAAAATTATTCGGAAGATAGATTAACCGCGATTCAAATCTGCAGATTGTTGAGCACATTTGATGTCCATGTAACTATTGAAAACAAGCCTGGAATCAATGATCCTGAAGGTGACACAATCCTAAATGATTTGGTGCTAAAAGGAACTCACAAAACTGTATCTAAAATCAAAACTGCAAAGATGCTAAAATTCACAATCAAAGAAAAAGACAAAAAAACTGCTCAATCAAAAGTGCAGGAAATTTGCGATGACTTGCGCATTTACAATCCAATGGTAAGCAAAGTCACAATTGATGTTTTTGATTCCTAATCTTTTTCAGAATCTATGTTATCTAACATTCCATTAATCAAGAGTTTGCTGCGCAAAAATTCTGCCAAGTTTGTTTGAGTAATGACTCCTACTAGTTTCTCATCTTCTAAAATGATTAATCGTCTGATGTTATTGTTT
This window encodes:
- a CDS encoding formate--phosphoribosylaminoimidazolecarboxamide ligase family protein, producing MINSSEIKKIVNEYSDVKIGVLGSHSALEIMDGAKDEDFQTRVFCQKGREGPYQRFGRIADEITVLNKFKDMTSAKIQKELRESNTIIVPHRSLTVYLGYKTIENSFRVPIFGNRKLFQAEERTAKKGQYYLLEKARIKYPKLFKDPKRINKPCIVKVQEKNRPLERAFFTVSSYKDYVKKSEEKIKQGVIARKDLEKASIEELAIGTYMNFNFFHTPISDQVDFIGIERRLQTNIHDYNALPAQQQLDIDVDLQNIEVGHTPASIRESLLEKVFKMGDKFVNAVKKEYAPGIIGPFSLQSVITKDLELIVYDVSLRVPGNPIVATTSPYTKYQYGKTFGVGRRIAMEIKRAQEEDRLDEIVT
- a CDS encoding UbiX family flavin prenyltransferase; protein product: MKLIIGITGSTGVIYGIRMLETLKKLNIETHLIMSEWGEKCIPMETEFTSDYVKSLATNVSDEKNMASSISSGTHKVDGMIIAPCSMKTLAAIANGYDDTLVARAAGVTIKESRKLILMVRETPLSAIHLENMLKLSRLGIVILPPVTEFYTKPKSIDDIVNHGVGKCLDQFDIEHNLYPRWGTL
- a CDS encoding SRPBCC family protein — encoded protein: MPQFSFEKISTADRKKIYDIFSDYENYQKTSPMFFPSVRIRSVRDNVAVVEEHLNLGDDEFVIMAKHVTDEPVLHDVYVIGGDAKGSHIREQFLEVSQGTKILVDVDLKLKGKMKLGGLFSKNKYHQNYEEIVDNFIKIAEN
- a CDS encoding Sec-independent protein translocase subunit TatA/TatB, with translation MFGMNLANFIAGQEWIFIIVIAVVLIFGAKKIPELAKTFGKAKGEFEKGKIEGEKELKDFKDKEAKSD
- the tatC gene encoding twin-arginine translocase subunit TatC gives rise to the protein MSELDGINQHFEELRKRILRIVLVIGIITAFILSFHAEPIQVGQTTLYYPTPEPLNNIAAQITNHMKINLVPEDVQLIQTAPGQAFFAQVYIAALVGIVVGMPVIIKEMVGFIKPALKENEINVSRSITIPALGLFITGCVFSYNLVIPYILEFLYRYGESAGLVTFLNVIEFVTFVLQFLLAFGFSFQLPLVMYAISASGMVDSDFWRKNIRYAIVAIVIFGAVITPDGSGVTMWFIAAPMIALYVAGMVLIERKERKKLNT
- the purS gene encoding phosphoribosylformylglycinamidine synthase subunit PurS codes for the protein MSTFDVHVTIENKPGINDPEGDTILNDLVLKGTHKTVSKIKTAKMLKFTIKEKDKKTAQSKVQEICDDLRIYNPMVSKVTIDVFDS